One genomic window of Aquisalimonas sp. 2447 includes the following:
- a CDS encoding HIT domain-containing protein, translating to MYADDLCVAFMDIYPLGEGHVLLIPRQHVVQLEELDAGTRAHMYTVFDRLLAAQRRAGLGVEGTHFLVNDGKAANQHIPHAHMHLIPRRRGDGLRFLYRLSLHLTGLFGFAKPMSTLREQAARIAAGMRSSDQEAE from the coding sequence GTGTATGCTGATGACCTGTGCGTGGCGTTCATGGACATCTATCCGCTCGGCGAGGGCCACGTGCTGCTGATCCCGCGGCAGCACGTTGTGCAGCTCGAGGAACTGGATGCCGGAACGCGGGCGCACATGTACACGGTGTTCGACCGGCTGTTGGCGGCGCAACGCCGCGCGGGGCTGGGTGTGGAAGGCACCCACTTTCTGGTTAATGACGGCAAGGCGGCCAACCAGCATATCCCCCACGCGCATATGCACCTTATCCCGCGTCGGCGGGGCGATGGTCTACGCTTCCTTTACCGGTTGTCGTTGCACCTGACGGGTCTGTTCGGGTTCGCGAAGCCAATGAGCACGCTGCGTGAGCAGGCCGCGCGGATTGCGGCCGGAATGCGATCTTCGGATCAGGAGGCGGAATGA
- a CDS encoding GNAT family N-acetyltransferase → MSEVDYTVAFVTGADKDEWRRLFEGYAVFYGVPMSDTVADQVWSWLLDPSHELEGLIAHDEAYNGVGIIHVRACPRPLSGCNIGFVDDMFVVPDARGSGASDAMVERLQALARERGWPALRWLTQQHNERGRAFYDRYAGGPTDFILYHLRMG, encoded by the coding sequence ATGAGCGAGGTGGATTACACGGTGGCTTTCGTCACCGGGGCCGACAAGGACGAATGGCGCCGCCTTTTCGAAGGCTACGCGGTGTTCTACGGCGTACCGATGAGCGACACGGTGGCTGATCAGGTCTGGTCCTGGCTGCTGGACCCATCCCATGAGCTTGAGGGACTGATCGCCCACGACGAGGCCTACAATGGCGTGGGGATCATTCACGTGCGCGCCTGCCCGCGGCCGCTGAGCGGCTGCAATATTGGGTTTGTGGACGACATGTTCGTGGTCCCCGACGCGCGCGGCAGCGGTGCGTCAGACGCCATGGTGGAGCGGTTGCAGGCCCTGGCCCGGGAACGGGGTTGGCCGGCATTGCGCTGGTTGACGCAACAGCACAATGAGCGCGGCCGCGCCTTTTACGACCGCTATGCCGGCGGCCCCACCGATTTCATTCTGTACCACCTGCGCATGGGCTGA
- the yghU gene encoding glutathione-dependent disulfide-bond oxidoreductase has translation MSDNNGTYTPPKVWTWDRESGGKFASINRPIAGPTHDKELPVGKHPLQLYSLATPNGVKVTIMLEELLGLGHTGAEYDAHLIRIGDGEQFGSGFVAVNPNSKIPAMMDQSTTPPTRVFESGSILFYLAEKFGAFLPTDIPARTECMNWLFWQMGMAPLLGGGFGHFYAYAPESYEYPINRFAMEVKRQLDVLDRELADKRYIVGDDYTIADMAIWPWYGALSLGRLYNAGEFLQVHTYENVVRWAREIDERPAAQRGRMVNRVWGEPHHQLPERHDASDFEHRTQDKLDAAN, from the coding sequence ATGTCCGACAACAACGGAACCTACACTCCGCCGAAAGTCTGGACGTGGGACAGGGAGAGCGGTGGCAAATTCGCCAGCATCAACCGGCCCATCGCCGGACCGACCCACGACAAGGAACTGCCGGTGGGGAAGCATCCGTTGCAGCTCTACTCCCTGGCCACGCCCAATGGTGTGAAAGTCACCATCATGCTGGAGGAGCTGCTGGGGCTCGGTCACACGGGGGCGGAGTACGATGCCCATCTGATTCGCATTGGTGACGGCGAGCAGTTCGGCAGCGGCTTCGTCGCCGTCAACCCGAACTCGAAGATCCCTGCCATGATGGACCAGAGCACCACGCCGCCGACGCGGGTCTTCGAGTCCGGTTCCATCCTGTTCTACCTGGCTGAGAAGTTCGGGGCCTTCCTGCCCACCGACATCCCCGCGCGCACGGAGTGCATGAACTGGCTGTTCTGGCAGATGGGCATGGCGCCGTTGCTGGGCGGCGGCTTCGGTCACTTCTACGCCTACGCACCGGAGTCCTACGAGTACCCCATCAACCGCTTCGCCATGGAGGTCAAGCGCCAGTTGGATGTGCTGGACCGGGAACTGGCGGACAAGCGCTACATCGTCGGTGACGACTACACCATTGCGGACATGGCGATCTGGCCCTGGTACGGCGCCCTGTCTCTCGGGCGGCTGTACAACGCCGGCGAGTTCCTGCAGGTGCATACGTACGAGAATGTGGTGCGCTGGGCCAGGGAGATCGATGAGAGGCCGGCCGCGCAGCGCGGCCGCATGGTCAACCGCGTCTGGGGTGAGCCTCACCACCAGTTGCCGGAACGCCACGACGCCAGCGATTTCGAGCACCGCACCCAGGACAAGCTGGACGCCGCGAACTGA
- a CDS encoding outer membrane beta-barrel protein: MRWWTLLIVVGPSLLLVMPAQGSDRYGYWGFDLLSTELAEDDGAFGAELDDTSAALRIHGGYRANRWLGIEGALQGLGNYHDNGNRFDYSALTLAGMLYLPVSRSFEFYARAGGGVGWVRDQNRRETNNKPIGMVGVGAKAHVSPVLALRGGVDAYAISPRIVDADGNAETRDQGIGVGYVGLSFLF, translated from the coding sequence ATGCGTTGGTGGACGCTGTTGATCGTGGTCGGTCCGTCGCTGCTGCTGGTGATGCCCGCGCAGGGCAGCGATCGCTATGGCTACTGGGGCTTCGATCTGCTTTCCACGGAGCTTGCCGAGGATGACGGGGCTTTCGGTGCGGAGCTTGATGACACCAGCGCAGCGCTGCGGATCCACGGTGGTTATCGTGCCAACCGCTGGTTGGGTATAGAGGGCGCCCTGCAGGGGCTGGGGAATTATCATGACAATGGCAACCGCTTCGATTACAGCGCCTTGACCCTGGCGGGGATGCTGTATCTCCCGGTATCCCGGAGCTTCGAGTTCTATGCCCGGGCGGGTGGTGGTGTCGGCTGGGTCCGTGATCAGAACCGGCGCGAGACCAACAACAAGCCCATCGGCATGGTGGGCGTGGGCGCCAAGGCGCACGTTTCCCCGGTGCTGGCGTTGCGCGGCGGGGTGGACGCCTACGCCATCAGCCCCCGGATCGTTGATGCCGACGGCAATGCCGAGACCCGTGACCAAGGCATCGGGGTGGGGTATGTGGGTTTGAGCTTTCTCTTCTAG
- a CDS encoding VOC family protein — protein MPGLNGVLETALYVEDMDRARAFFEEVMALEPFTADHRFTAYDAGGSTVLLLFLQGATQETVVLPKDMGTIPPHDGEGRLHVAFAISAADLPAWEARLQHHGIAIEGRTHWPRGGESIYFRDPDGHLLELATPGVWPTR, from the coding sequence ATGCCCGGACTGAACGGTGTCCTGGAGACGGCGCTCTACGTGGAGGATATGGACCGCGCCCGCGCATTCTTCGAGGAAGTCATGGCGCTCGAGCCCTTCACGGCGGACCACCGCTTCACCGCCTACGATGCCGGTGGCAGCACGGTGCTGTTGCTGTTCCTGCAGGGAGCGACACAGGAAACGGTGGTTCTGCCAAAGGACATGGGCACCATCCCTCCCCACGACGGCGAAGGGCGTCTCCATGTCGCCTTTGCCATCAGCGCCGCAGACCTGCCCGCCTGGGAGGCCCGGCTGCAGCACCACGGCATCGCTATCGAAGGCAGAACGCACTGGCCCCGGGGCGGAGAGAGCATTTACTTCCGCGACCCGGATGGCCACCTGCTGGAACTGGCAACGCCGGGCGTGTGGCCAACACGGTGA
- a CDS encoding D-Ala-D-Ala carboxypeptidase family metallohydrolase — MTTRLRWLTAALLLLACTASFASTFDPGRTGFRISVDGMDNPYRVLAIPVMPEASVRFHSPDLPAAALSGKTDKGTLTARGDRGWSWHAPPTPGHYPLTFRQDATGETMTFNMLVMTPRSAKANGRIENYRIGRYPSKPFRGLDAYLPPEGFIRVDPALAKLAVSPHFTLGQFLSKQQAGWPRFVLIRPELMLVLEQLLETVNEEGIRTDGFVVMSGYRTPFYNTAIGNGRHSRHQWGGAADIYIDQHRPRGRMDDLTGDNRSTIADARVLAAIAERVMAEMDVEGGIGIYGSAPHRGPFVHVDVRGFPARWEF, encoded by the coding sequence ATGACCACACGGTTGCGGTGGCTGACCGCCGCATTGCTTCTACTGGCGTGCACGGCCAGCTTCGCCAGCACATTCGATCCTGGCCGGACGGGCTTTCGCATCAGTGTGGACGGCATGGACAACCCGTACCGTGTCCTGGCGATTCCGGTCATGCCGGAAGCCAGCGTGCGATTCCACAGCCCCGACCTGCCGGCGGCTGCACTCTCGGGCAAGACGGACAAGGGCACCCTGACAGCGCGCGGGGATCGCGGCTGGTCATGGCATGCCCCCCCGACCCCGGGCCACTACCCGCTGACCTTCCGGCAGGATGCCACCGGCGAAACCATGACCTTCAACATGCTGGTGATGACGCCGCGGTCCGCCAAGGCCAACGGCCGCATCGAGAACTACCGCATCGGCCGCTACCCCAGCAAGCCGTTTCGCGGGCTGGACGCCTACCTGCCGCCGGAGGGATTCATCCGCGTGGATCCGGCACTGGCCAAGCTTGCGGTCTCACCGCACTTCACCCTTGGGCAGTTCCTGTCCAAGCAGCAGGCGGGCTGGCCACGTTTCGTGCTGATTCGGCCCGAGCTCATGCTGGTCCTGGAGCAGCTGCTGGAGACGGTGAACGAGGAAGGCATCCGGACCGACGGATTCGTGGTCATGAGCGGCTACCGCACCCCGTTCTACAACACCGCCATCGGCAACGGGCGGCACAGCCGTCACCAGTGGGGTGGCGCCGCGGACATCTACATCGACCAACACCGCCCGCGCGGCCGCATGGATGACCTCACGGGTGACAACCGCAGCACCATCGCCGACGCCCGCGTCCTGGCCGCAATCGCCGAACGCGTCATGGCCGAAATGGACGTCGAGGGCGGCATCGGCATCTATGGCAGCGCCCCGCACCGCGGGCCGTTCGTCCATGTAGACGTGCGCGGCTTCCCCGCCCGCTGGGAATTCTGA
- a CDS encoding L,D-transpeptidase family protein gives MGEQLRERLEALPEGSERLAASGEAIHAERALRAFYTERLFAPAWSDDDGARVDRVTTVRDLLELADVHGLSVADYHAEAIDALLEQAPEDPTAGWLADLDLLVTDSYLLLTSHLALGRLDPDYLDRMGFRVLRGWGADEREVDPTTVDWNRMGRNNMPFRFHQSPGPLNALGQVKFMSPNRFNVYLHDTPARNLFDRARRDFSSGCLRVENPMELTRVLLDNSSRWDRAAIDRIIDGKREQTVPLRRPVQTHMQYATTWVNDDGRVQFREDIYSRDEPVRAALAALPPHPVRTGR, from the coding sequence GTGGGCGAGCAGCTCCGGGAACGCCTCGAGGCGCTGCCCGAGGGTAGCGAGCGCCTAGCGGCGTCCGGGGAGGCCATTCATGCGGAGCGGGCGCTGCGCGCGTTCTACACCGAACGGCTGTTTGCCCCGGCCTGGTCCGACGACGACGGTGCCCGCGTGGACCGCGTCACCACCGTGCGCGATCTGCTGGAGCTGGCCGACGTCCACGGCCTGTCCGTTGCCGACTACCACGCGGAGGCCATCGACGCCTTGCTGGAGCAGGCACCGGAAGACCCAACTGCGGGCTGGCTGGCGGACCTGGATCTGCTGGTCACCGACAGCTATCTGCTGCTGACCTCCCATCTCGCCCTGGGCCGCCTGGACCCGGACTACCTGGACCGCATGGGCTTCCGCGTGCTTCGCGGCTGGGGGGCGGATGAACGCGAAGTCGACCCGACCACCGTCGACTGGAACCGCATGGGGCGCAATAACATGCCTTTCCGTTTCCATCAGTCCCCGGGGCCGCTGAACGCTCTGGGTCAGGTGAAATTCATGTCCCCGAACCGCTTCAACGTCTACCTGCACGATACCCCGGCGCGAAACCTGTTCGATCGCGCACGGCGGGACTTCAGCTCCGGCTGCCTCCGGGTGGAGAACCCCATGGAACTGACCCGCGTTCTGCTGGACAACAGCAGTCGCTGGGACCGCGCCGCCATCGACCGCATCATCGACGGCAAACGTGAACAGACCGTCCCCCTGCGGCGTCCGGTGCAGACTCACATGCAGTACGCCACCACCTGGGTGAACGACGATGGCCGGGTCCAGTTCCGGGAGGATATCTACAGCCGCGACGAACCGGTCCGTGCCGCCCTGGCGGCGCTGCCGCCGCACCCCGTAAGGACCGGACGATGA
- the carA gene encoding glutamine-hydrolyzing carbamoyl-phosphate synthase small subunit, with protein sequence MSRPAILALEDGTLFHGEAIGVDGTSVGEVVFNTAMTGYQEICTDPSYSRQLVTLTYPHIGNTGTNPVDEESDGPKLAGLIIRDLPLRSSSWRNAEDLSGYLQSRNVVAIAGIDTRRLTRILREKGAQDGCIMAGDVNPEQAVQAARDFPGLKGMDLAATASTEERYEWRQGSWTLPLGRADAGDRTDADLPWHVVAYDYGIKRNILRMLVDHGCRITVVPAKTPAEEVLAMEPDGVFFSNGPGDPEPCDYAIEAIRTLVEAGVPSFGICLGHQLLGLASGARSVKMKFGHHGANHPVQDLDSGQVMISSQNHGFAVDEESLPANVRATQRSLFDGSLQGIHRTDKPAFSFQGHPEASPGPHDVRTLFAHFVDLIREYRA encoded by the coding sequence TTGAGCAGGCCAGCTATTCTTGCACTTGAGGACGGGACCCTGTTCCACGGTGAGGCCATCGGCGTCGATGGCACCAGTGTGGGGGAGGTGGTGTTCAACACCGCCATGACGGGGTACCAGGAGATCTGTACCGACCCGTCCTACAGTCGTCAGCTGGTGACGCTGACATACCCCCATATCGGCAATACCGGCACCAACCCGGTGGACGAGGAGTCCGACGGGCCCAAGCTGGCCGGTCTGATCATCCGGGATCTGCCGTTGCGCTCAAGCAGCTGGCGCAACGCCGAGGATCTGAGCGGCTATCTCCAGAGCCGCAACGTGGTGGCCATTGCGGGGATTGATACCCGCAGGCTCACGCGTATTCTCCGCGAGAAGGGCGCCCAGGACGGCTGCATCATGGCCGGCGATGTGAACCCGGAGCAGGCGGTGCAGGCCGCGCGGGACTTCCCCGGGCTCAAGGGCATGGACCTTGCTGCGACCGCCTCTACGGAGGAGCGCTACGAGTGGCGCCAGGGTTCCTGGACATTGCCCCTGGGGCGCGCCGATGCCGGTGACCGCACGGATGCCGACCTGCCCTGGCACGTGGTGGCCTACGATTACGGCATCAAGCGCAACATCCTGCGCATGCTGGTGGATCATGGCTGCCGGATTACCGTGGTGCCGGCAAAGACACCCGCCGAGGAGGTGCTGGCCATGGAGCCGGACGGGGTGTTTTTCTCTAACGGCCCCGGTGATCCCGAGCCCTGCGATTACGCCATCGAGGCCATCCGCACCCTGGTGGAGGCCGGTGTGCCGAGCTTCGGCATCTGCCTCGGGCACCAGCTCCTGGGGCTGGCCAGTGGCGCCCGTTCGGTGAAGATGAAGTTCGGTCACCACGGTGCCAACCACCCGGTGCAGGATCTGGACTCCGGCCAGGTGATGATCTCCAGTCAGAACCACGGCTTTGCGGTGGACGAGGAAAGCCTGCCGGCCAACGTGCGGGCAACCCAGCGTTCGCTGTTCGATGGCTCGCTGCAGGGGATTCACCGCACCGACAAGCCGGCGTTCAGCTTCCAGGGACACCCGGAGGCCAGCCCGGGGCCGCACGACGTGCGCACGCTGTTTGCCCACTTCGTGGATCTGATCCGCGAATACCGCGCCTGA
- the carB gene encoding carbamoyl-phosphate synthase large subunit → MPKRNDIQSILIIGAGPIVIGQACEFDYSGVQACKALKEEGYRVILVNSNPATIMTDPETADAIYIEPIQWPVVERIIAAERPDVVLPTMGGQTSLNCALDLDRHGVLERYGVEMIGATKEAIDMAEDRHLFREAMTRVGLETPTAEVAHSMEEALEVQARIGFPTIIRPSFTLGGSGGGIAYNREEFVSICERGLDLSPTNELLIEESVLGWKEFEMEVVRDKADNSIIVCSIENLDPMGVHTGDSITVAPAQTLTDKEYQIMRNASLAVLREIGVETGGSNVQFAINPQDGRLVVIEMNPRVSRSSALASKATGFPIAKVAAKLAVGYTLDELRNEITGGATPASFEPTIDYVVTKAPRFTFEKFPQAEATLTTQMKSVGEAMSIGRTFQESFQKALRSLETGVDGMEAFLDLNQSDINTRLRHELKMPRPERIFCVGDAFRAGFTVQEVYELTAIDPWFLAQMEDIVHGERVAVEAGFRALDRDTLFALKRRGFSDSRLATLLGVSEADIRNRRHELGVRPVYKRVDSCAAEFATATAYMYSCYDEECESDPSDRKKIMVLGGGPNRIGQGIEFDYCCVHAAFAMREDGYETIMVNCNPETVSTDYDTSDRLYFEPLTLEDVLEVIHTEQPEGVIVQYGGQTPLKLARDLEAAGAPIIGTAPDSIDLAEDRERFQQLINRLGIQQPPNRLARTAREAFDLAAEIGYPLVVRPSYVLGGRAMEIVYGPEELEQYMNAAVKVSHNSPVLLDRFLDDAVEVDVDAVSDGENVLIGGIMEHIEQAGVHSGDSACSLPPYTLSQATQDRLREQVRQLARGLNVVGLMNAQFAIKGEAIYILEVNPRAARTVPFVSKATGIPLAKVAARCMAGRSLQNQGVTREVLPTFYSVKESVFPFIKFPGVDPILGPEMKSTGEVMGIGHNFGAAYAKSQLAAGVNLPRGGKVFISVRDTDKAIAVEVGRGLRERGFTLVATSGTAEVLNEAGVACEVINKVREGRPHIVDAIKNDEINLIINTTEGRQAIADSYSIRREALHHKVSYTTTIAGARATVLAMAQLDLEDVNRLQSLHKEATV, encoded by the coding sequence ATGCCCAAGCGTAACGACATCCAGAGCATCCTGATCATCGGCGCCGGTCCCATCGTTATCGGCCAGGCCTGCGAGTTCGACTACTCCGGCGTTCAGGCGTGCAAGGCCCTGAAGGAAGAGGGCTACCGGGTCATTCTGGTGAACTCCAACCCGGCCACCATCATGACCGACCCGGAGACGGCGGACGCCATCTACATCGAGCCCATCCAGTGGCCGGTGGTGGAGCGCATCATCGCCGCCGAACGCCCGGACGTGGTGCTGCCCACCATGGGCGGGCAGACCTCGCTGAACTGCGCCCTGGATCTGGACCGTCATGGGGTGCTGGAGCGCTACGGCGTGGAGATGATCGGTGCTACCAAGGAAGCCATCGACATGGCCGAGGACCGGCACCTGTTCCGCGAGGCCATGACGCGCGTCGGCCTGGAAACGCCCACCGCCGAGGTGGCGCACTCCATGGAGGAAGCCCTGGAGGTTCAGGCCCGGATTGGCTTCCCCACCATTATCCGGCCGTCGTTCACCCTGGGCGGCTCCGGCGGTGGTATCGCTTATAACCGCGAGGAATTCGTCAGCATCTGCGAGCGCGGGCTTGATCTCTCGCCCACCAACGAACTGCTCATCGAGGAGTCGGTGCTGGGCTGGAAGGAGTTCGAGATGGAGGTGGTGCGCGACAAGGCGGACAACTCCATTATCGTGTGCTCCATCGAGAACCTGGATCCCATGGGCGTGCACACCGGCGACTCCATCACCGTGGCGCCGGCGCAGACGCTCACGGACAAGGAATACCAGATCATGCGCAACGCCTCCCTGGCGGTGCTGCGCGAGATCGGCGTGGAGACAGGTGGTTCCAACGTGCAGTTCGCCATCAACCCGCAGGACGGGCGGCTGGTGGTCATCGAGATGAACCCGCGGGTGTCGCGTTCCTCAGCGCTGGCCTCCAAGGCCACCGGCTTCCCCATTGCCAAGGTGGCGGCCAAGCTGGCGGTGGGTTACACCCTGGACGAGCTGCGCAACGAGATTACCGGCGGCGCCACGCCGGCGTCCTTCGAGCCGACCATCGACTACGTGGTGACCAAGGCGCCGCGCTTTACCTTCGAGAAGTTCCCCCAGGCGGAGGCCACGCTGACCACGCAGATGAAGTCCGTGGGCGAGGCCATGTCCATCGGTCGTACGTTCCAGGAATCCTTCCAGAAGGCGTTGCGCAGCCTGGAGACCGGGGTGGACGGCATGGAGGCGTTCTTGGATCTGAACCAGTCAGACATCAACACCCGCCTGCGCCACGAGCTCAAGATGCCCCGGCCGGAGCGTATCTTCTGCGTGGGGGACGCCTTCCGTGCCGGATTCACGGTGCAGGAGGTGTACGAACTCACCGCCATCGATCCGTGGTTCCTGGCGCAGATGGAGGACATTGTCCACGGTGAGCGCGTGGCCGTGGAGGCGGGCTTCCGGGCACTGGACCGGGACACGCTGTTCGCGCTCAAGCGCCGCGGCTTCTCCGACAGCCGTCTGGCCACGCTGCTGGGTGTCAGCGAGGCGGACATCCGCAACCGCCGCCACGAACTGGGCGTGCGGCCGGTGTATAAGCGGGTGGACTCCTGTGCCGCCGAGTTCGCCACCGCGACGGCGTACATGTACTCCTGCTACGACGAGGAGTGCGAGTCGGATCCCTCCGACCGGAAGAAGATCATGGTGCTGGGCGGCGGACCCAACCGCATCGGCCAGGGCATCGAGTTCGACTACTGCTGCGTGCACGCCGCCTTTGCCATGCGCGAGGACGGCTACGAGACCATCATGGTCAACTGCAACCCGGAGACGGTCTCCACCGACTACGACACCTCCGACCGGCTCTATTTCGAACCGCTGACCCTGGAGGACGTGCTCGAGGTCATCCACACCGAGCAGCCCGAAGGCGTGATCGTGCAGTATGGCGGGCAGACGCCGCTGAAGCTGGCCCGGGATCTGGAAGCCGCCGGCGCGCCCATCATCGGCACGGCGCCGGACTCCATCGACCTCGCCGAGGACCGCGAGCGGTTCCAGCAGCTCATCAACCGCCTGGGCATCCAGCAGCCGCCGAATCGGCTGGCGCGCACTGCCAGGGAGGCGTTCGATCTCGCCGCGGAGATCGGCTACCCGCTGGTGGTGCGGCCTTCCTATGTCCTAGGTGGCCGGGCCATGGAGATCGTCTACGGTCCCGAGGAGCTGGAGCAGTACATGAATGCGGCGGTGAAGGTCTCCCATAACTCGCCGGTGCTGCTGGACCGTTTCCTGGACGATGCTGTGGAAGTGGACGTGGACGCCGTCTCCGATGGTGAAAACGTGCTCATCGGCGGCATCATGGAGCACATTGAACAGGCGGGCGTGCACTCCGGTGATTCCGCCTGCTCGTTGCCGCCGTACACCCTCTCCCAGGCGACCCAGGATCGGCTGCGGGAGCAGGTGCGCCAGCTTGCCCGCGGGCTGAACGTTGTGGGGCTGATGAACGCCCAGTTCGCCATCAAGGGCGAGGCCATCTATATTCTTGAAGTGAACCCCCGTGCGGCTCGCACCGTGCCCTTCGTGTCCAAGGCCACCGGCATTCCGCTGGCCAAGGTGGCGGCGCGCTGCATGGCCGGCCGCAGCCTGCAGAACCAGGGTGTCACCCGCGAGGTGCTGCCGACCTTCTACTCGGTGAAGGAGTCGGTGTTCCCCTTCATCAAGTTCCCGGGGGTGGATCCGATCCTCGGGCCGGAAATGAAATCCACCGGCGAAGTGATGGGCATCGGCCACAACTTCGGTGCTGCCTACGCCAAGTCGCAGCTGGCCGCGGGAGTGAACCTGCCCCGGGGCGGGAAGGTCTTTATCAGTGTCCGCGATACGGATAAGGCCATCGCCGTGGAGGTGGGCCGCGGCCTGCGGGAGCGGGGCTTTACCCTGGTGGCGACCAGTGGCACCGCCGAGGTGCTCAACGAGGCTGGCGTGGCCTGCGAGGTCATCAACAAGGTACGCGAGGGCCGACCGCATATCGTCGACGCCATCAAGAATGACGAGATCAACTTGATCATCAATACCACCGAGGGGCGGCAGGCGATTGCCGACTCGTACTCGATCCGGCGCGAGGCGCTGCACCACAAGGTGAGCTACACCACCACCATCGCTGGTGCCCGGGCCACCGTGCTGGCTATGGCGCAGCTGGATCTGGAAGACGTCAACCGCCTGCAGTCCCTGCACAAGGAGGCCACCGTATGA
- the greA gene encoding transcription elongation factor GreA: protein MSKVPLTARGAEKLREELNRLKYEERPRIIEAIADAREHGDLKENAEYHAAREQQSFTEGRIKDIEAKLSNAQIIDVTSMPNNGRVIFGATVDLVDVDTEEALTYRIVGEDEADIKQGLLSVQSPFARALIGKDEGDIAAVEAPGGTRELEIVKVRYEG from the coding sequence ATGAGCAAGGTGCCATTGACCGCTCGTGGGGCCGAGAAGCTGCGTGAAGAGCTTAACCGTCTCAAGTACGAGGAGCGCCCGCGCATCATCGAGGCCATTGCGGATGCGCGGGAACACGGTGATCTCAAGGAGAATGCCGAGTACCACGCCGCCCGCGAGCAGCAGAGTTTCACTGAGGGGCGGATCAAGGACATCGAGGCCAAACTGTCCAACGCCCAGATCATCGATGTCACCAGCATGCCCAACAACGGTCGGGTGATTTTCGGTGCTACGGTGGATCTCGTGGACGTGGATACCGAGGAAGCGCTGACGTACCGGATCGTCGGCGAGGACGAGGCGGATATCAAGCAGGGGCTGCTGTCGGTGCAGTCGCCCTTCGCCCGCGCGCTGATCGGCAAGGACGAGGGTGACATCGCCGCCGTGGAAGCGCCCGGCGGCACCCGTGAGCTGGAAATCGTGAAGGTGCGCTACGAGGGCTGA
- the yhbY gene encoding ribosome assembly RNA-binding protein YhbY → MSLKQQQKRHLRRLGHSLKPVVLTGAAGLTPNVMHEIDQALDDHELVKVKVVADDRPDRRARIQQICDETGAELVQAMGNIALLFRRSRIDKKQRIALP, encoded by the coding sequence ATGTCGCTGAAACAACAGCAGAAACGTCACCTGCGCCGCCTCGGCCACTCGCTCAAGCCGGTGGTGCTCACCGGCGCCGCCGGCCTGACCCCGAACGTGATGCACGAAATCGACCAGGCGCTGGACGATCACGAGCTGGTCAAGGTCAAGGTCGTCGCCGACGATCGTCCCGACCGCCGGGCGCGCATCCAGCAGATCTGCGACGAGACCGGCGCGGAGCTGGTGCAGGCCATGGGCAACATCGCCCTGCTGTTCCGCCGCTCGCGCATCGACAAGAAACAGCGCATCGCGTTGCCGTAG
- the rlmE gene encoding 23S rRNA (uridine(2552)-2'-O)-methyltransferase RlmE, whose product MARSKSSSRWLQEHFSDNWVKEAQKRGYRSRAAFKLLEIQKKDNILRPGMQVVDLGAAPGGWSQVAGELLGGKGQVVALDILPMDALVDVTVLQADFTTDEGLQLLRDSVGDRQADLVMSDMAPNLSGVNAVDQPRAMHLAELALEFARENLKPGGDFLVKTFQGEGFDAFLRELRAGFGRVVTRKPDASRDRSREVYLLARQSRL is encoded by the coding sequence ATGGCACGGAGTAAGAGCAGCAGTCGCTGGCTCCAGGAGCACTTCAGCGACAACTGGGTCAAGGAAGCGCAGAAGCGTGGCTACCGCTCGCGGGCGGCCTTCAAGCTGCTGGAGATCCAGAAGAAGGACAACATCCTGCGCCCGGGCATGCAGGTGGTGGACCTGGGTGCCGCGCCCGGTGGCTGGTCCCAGGTGGCCGGGGAACTCCTCGGCGGCAAAGGCCAGGTGGTGGCCCTGGACATTCTGCCCATGGATGCCCTGGTGGATGTCACGGTGCTGCAGGCGGATTTCACCACCGACGAGGGCCTGCAGTTGCTGCGCGATAGTGTCGGTGACAGGCAGGCGGACCTTGTAATGTCCGACATGGCCCCCAATCTCAGCGGTGTGAACGCCGTGGATCAACCACGGGCCATGCATCTGGCAGAGCTGGCCCTGGAATTCGCCCGGGAAAATCTGAAACCTGGCGGCGATTTTCTGGTCAAGACCTTTCAGGGGGAAGGCTTTGATGCCTTCCTGCGTGAACTGCGCGCCGGCTTTGGCCGCGTGGTCACCCGCAAGCCGGACGCATCGCGCGATCGTAGCCGGGAAGTGTATTTGTTGGCCCGGCAATCGCGCCTGTAG